The Deltaproteobacteria bacterium DNA window GGAGCTCTACAATAAGACCCTGGGCATCATAGGCATTGGTCGTATTGGCAGGGTGGTGGCCGAGCGGGCCCGCGGCCTGAGCATGAATGTCATCGCCTATGATCCATACATTCCAGCAGAAGTGATCAGCAAGATGGGGGTGGAGCCGGTAACCCTGGATGGGCTCCTCGCCAGGGCCGATTGCATTACGGTGCACACACCCATGACCAGTGAAACACGGAATTTGATAAATGCTGCCTGCTTTGCCAAGATGAAGCGCGGCGTACTTCTGGTAAACTGTGCCCGGGGGGGCATAGTCAACGAGCAGGATCTCTACCAGGCCCTCAAAGAGGGCGTGGTGGCTGGCGCGGCCCTGGATGTGTTCGAAAAGGAACCGCCCGAAGACAATCCCTTGCTGGATCTGGAAAATGTAATTGCCACGCCGCACCTCGGTGCCTCCACTGACGAGGCCCAGGAAAACGTGGCCGTAGCCGTAGCCCAGCAGATTGTAGATTATCTTCATGCCGGAACTATTCGCAATGCGGTAAATGTGCCCTCTGTTGATGGTGAGGTGCTGGCCACCCTGCATCCCTACCTTTCTCTTGTGGAAAAACTCGGCAGCCTGCTTACCCAGATAACAAAGGGAGGTATCGAGGCCATCAGGGTTGACTATGTTGGTGAGGTTGCGGACTTGGACACAGTGCCACTCACAGTTTCCTTGCTGAAAGGGGTTTTTACTCCTGTGCTGGGCGACGAGGTGAACTTCGTCAACGCGCCAATACTTGCCAAAGAGCGGGATATAAAGGTGACCGAGTCCAAACGGACCGAAGCAGAAGACTTTACCAGCCTCGTCAGTATCAGTATGAAAACTACGGAGCAGGAAAACTCGGTGTCTGGAACGATTTTTGGGAGGAAGGATCCTCGCTTGGTGCGGATCAACAGTTTCCGCTTGGAGTCGGTGCTCGAAGGGCATCTGCTGCTGATTTACAACATGGACACTCCGGGTACCATCGGAGCCATAGGCACCTGTCTAGGCAAACACCATATCAATATTGCCACCATGGATGTGGGGCAAGTGATAGACTCGGGGCAGAACATTATTCTGCTCAGGACGGATACCCCGGTGCCGCCAGAAGTGAAAAGAGAGCTGCTCGACCTCGAAAATGTCATGTATGTGCAGAAGTTGGAATTATAAGGGGAATTGGAGTAAAATAATAAAATTGAGCGAGCGATTCTTGGGATTCGTACCGGCCTTGGGAAAAGGCGATGCGGTTACTCGATTTCATTTAAAGCAGGTCAGGAAAAGAGGCAATACCATTTGCTCTATTCATGTTGCCTGGAGCAGACAAACTGTACGTTGGAGGTTCAGGAAAGATGACAGATGAAGAAAGGGAAGGAAAAGGGTTTGTGGTCCGCGACCGACGGCGGTTCACCGAGGAAGGCGAGGTGAAGCAAGAAGTTGACAACGCCGAAAGGGAAGAAGCGGCCCCAAGAGCCGACCGATCGTC harbors:
- a CDS encoding phosphoglycerate dehydrogenase, with the translated sequence MKILVSDPLHDKGIEILRQAADFEVEVNTNLTQEELQGMIKDYDALVIRSGTKVTAEVIEAADRLKVVGRAGIGLDNVDIGAASKRGIVVMNTPEGNVITTAEHAIALLMALSRNIPQAAASMRQHRWEKKRFRGRELYNKTLGIIGIGRIGRVVAERARGLSMNVIAYDPYIPAEVISKMGVEPVTLDGLLARADCITVHTPMTSETRNLINAACFAKMKRGVLLVNCARGGIVNEQDLYQALKEGVVAGAALDVFEKEPPEDNPLLDLENVIATPHLGASTDEAQENVAVAVAQQIVDYLHAGTIRNAVNVPSVDGEVLATLHPYLSLVEKLGSLLTQITKGGIEAIRVDYVGEVADLDTVPLTVSLLKGVFTPVLGDEVNFVNAPILAKERDIKVTESKRTEAEDFTSLVSISMKTTEQENSVSGTIFGRKDPRLVRINSFRLESVLEGHLLLIYNMDTPGTIGAIGTCLGKHHINIATMDVGQVIDSGQNIILLRTDTPVPPEVKRELLDLENVMYVQKLEL